The Vanessa atalanta chromosome 25, ilVanAtal1.2, whole genome shotgun sequence nucleotide sequence TCAACACTACACCTGGCTTTACTTCACGGTACTTCTAGAGGGTCGGTTGAAAGCTGTTCCTCGTCTGAaggttaatttcaatttatttttaacgtattttcATTTGCTATCGAtcattgttttcatatttaattataaaagtattgtaataatatttgaagtgtattttctttaaatacattttaaattttgtagggCAACATGTACATAATGTACATTTAATGTGGCGTCGTTGAACAAGTAGCCAAGTTTCCGAGTCAAAACCTCAGAACGGGATCGTTAAAGACCTTTGTGTTTTAGGGCAAATCTATCtatgtaaatctatatataatctatCTATATTTAGCGTTTCTATAGAActtgaaattcaaaaaattttcTCATCTGCAAATCTAGAAATCTGGATTCAAATTCCGAGTCGGCTCTTAATACTCTCTGTCTTTCTTTAAAAGGAAAAAGTCCTTGAGTCTTAACTCTCCGGAGCGTCGGATTACCGCCCTGTTAGATTTTGAGAGTGGTAAAATAGAGAGTGCGCCTGCGTTTCTGACCTCTTGTGACTCTATTAACTCCTGCGCAAGGCTAGCCTTAATTGGGAATGTTTGCCTATCATGTGATAATCTTCCTTCCTTTCGACTacctgaattataattataaatacataatgaataACGAATTATTATCTTAAGATAACGATAAAAATGGATAAGCGCCTCATATggacaacctccgtggtcgtggtcgtgtacaccggttttcatggggacgccactccgaggtcccgggttcgactcccggtcgagtcgatgtagaaaaagttcatcagtttttttatattgtcttgggtctgggtgtttgtggtaccgtcgttacttctgattttccataacacaagtgctttagctacttacattgggatcagagtaatgaatgttgccaatatttcatatttatttattatttatttacatataaattataataataacttgagACATGACATATTAAAAAGACGGACAGAAATTATAGGCCGGATACCGATGATAACTCTTAAGCCCACACTGCATTCTTGTTCACACGAGCGTGATCGGGCTAATTGTAGCTGGCGGATATTACCCTCATGTTCCTGAGGGGCACGCTCGTCAATTTtcgattgtttattttatttcaaattaagaaatcaataatattacaatcgattaaaacttcattaaaaataaaaataatctttgaatgttcgacgtgtTGTATGACGTGTATGACGATTCAAGCGCATCATAAAgccaaaaaatttaataagctGTTCTAAAATGACATACCTGTTcagtaaagattaaaaataatataaagacggACCTTTATCTCAATTTttcttgaaaaaatatacttattacaacaaaattacATGCGATGCTAACGATACCATCTCCAAGAGGCCACTGACAATATTGAATCGAACGAATGACTTCACAGAACAAACCTTAAAATATGTCgtgaaaaattgtttattaattattatcagcgTCAAAGAGTTTACCCTCCCACACAGTATTGATGTCCACACGACCACGAGCATCGCCCGGTTAACCCCCGGCGCGTCGCCCAATTAATTTGCCTCAAACAATAAAGTGCATATTGCTCTGCGTCACGATTTAAGCTGCTTGTTTTAATTGAGCGGTACGTTTATGGGaagatttctttatttattcttagtaTCATTTACACTCATGATATTCACAACATtaccttgaaataaaaaaagcattgtttgattaaaatatttattattttagaattaaaaaaaaataatttataattaagcaaGAAATGTTGATGTTACTTTTAATTGTGAATCTTGggaaaattacattattaacgatttttttcaAAGGAAAATATGAATTCTGGAAAGTAAGACATGACATAtggtttattttcataatatatctaAGTACGAATTGTTTGTAAAATGTCCCCCAACTGAGCTAAGGGCCCATCCTCTTTTGAAGGGAAGGCTTGTTGTTTATTCACCACGCTTTTCCAATGAGAATTGGTGGATAACCcacaatttaataaacattaattttgttcaaataaataatttaaatattacttcatGCGTGCACATTATAGAATGGAAAACCCAATAGcaactaattaaatactaaattaagtCTTAAAGCATATTTGAATTGACTTTTAGTTCGTAGTTTCACCGACGACGAAtcgaagttgaatatatttttccacAAACAAACATGCCTCCTTCCTTAATTAGTAGCGAAAGTGGAGTTCGGGTTTGAATGCGCATTGAAGGGTCCTTTTCCATTTCGTGCTATTCACCAAACGCAATCCGAACGAATGTTTGCAAACGATTTCTCCACAAAGGCGCCGCGACAAATCGAAAAGGGTACACCCCTTGCAATTTACTTAAAACAAGCGACACGCTTTGTGTCCTAACCGCTCCCACAATAGAACACTCTCGCGCGATTGAGACGCCTCCGACTGACTACGACTAAAAGTATTATTCTCTCTCCGCAGGTACTTGTCGCGAGAATGCAGCCGTTCCAATCGTCGACCCGCCCCGAGGGCCCGAGGGAGTCCTCCCCTGAGAGGGCCAAATCCCCCGATACACCCACGGCACCAGTCCTCAATTTCTCCATAGCTCGGCTTATGGAACCAGATAGGAAGAAGTCAGTGAGTCCGGAACTGCCTCCACCTCCCGGGTTCTTGTCCTATGGGGCCCATTTATTAGATTCTGCGTTCAAACAGTACATACCGGCTGCGAGACGACAGCTGGTTTCACATTACCCATTACTGTACTACGGTCCAGATCTAGTTTCGTTGACTTACGCTCATCAGTTACACTTACCCAGACCACCGCCGGTGCAATCTCCTGTGCAACGTCCACCGAGTCCTCGAGCTCCGGCGCCCGATCACGCCGTTTCCTCGACGACCGGTCCGACACCGTCTCCGGCAAAAAGCAAGAGCTTCGCCTGTGGTGATTGCGGAAAAGTGTTCAATGCTCATTATAATCTGACAAGGCACATGCCCGTTCACACCGGAGCGCGGCCTTTTGTCTGCAAGATCTGCGGGAAAGGATTCAGACAGGCGTCAACGTTATGCCGACATAAAATCATTCACACCTCAGAGAAACCTCACAAATGTCTCACTTGTGGAAAAGCGTTCAACCGTTCCTCGACTCTGAACACTCACGCTCGAATCCACGCGGGCTATAAGCCCTTCGTTTGCGAGTTCTGCGGAAAAGGGTTCCATCAGAAAGGTAACTACAAGAACCACCGACTCACTCACAGCGGGGAAAAAGCTTACAAATGTAACATTTGCAACAAAGCCTTCCACCAGATATACAACCTGACGTTTCACATGCACACACACAACGAAAGAAAACCGTTTACGTGCAGTATTTGCGCTAAAGGATTCTGCAGAAACTTCGATCTCAAGAAACACACCCGAAAGCTCCACATGGGCGCCGGCAGTTCGAACAACGACTCCTCTCTAGACACGCAGGATGAGTCGACACAAGAGGCGACCACGAGTCCCAGCGACGAAGCCAGCCGAGCTGCCTTCAGACCGTTCATAGGGTCTTCGTATCCACGGATCCTGGACCCCGCTCGGATGACTGCTCCTAACACGTTCTTCTCTAAACTCTTGTGACCCGAGAACTATTTCAAGAGTTACAACGAAACAAAGGAATAAGCGAATTGATAGTGGATTTGATATTATCATCAGATGATACTCGtatagtcaaaaatatttatatttgtaaatatttataaaatatcagtagatactaagatatttatatagttacgaCATGCATGTTATTCTTAAAGTGTTCTGATTCATATTTCAGTTAACAGGCAACATTACTGAATGTTCCTCGACGTGAATACTTTTAACCGAAATAACGCATTcattgtgaattttatttagaacaaattagcataatatttgtgatagtaaatattgtaaataataaatcattgtacatattttcataattagtaaatttttaaatacttcgaTGTTTTGTAGACGTAAAGATCCATGTCATTTAGATAATCGCCATGTTTAAAAACTTATCACGTAACGAACCAGACCTTGATGAAGTcctaagtataaaatattattaatataactatttagtaCCTTCAAAGTGTTATTGTATTTCCTGTAAAGTTTAGAAAGTTAGaaaaatttttgataaatgtaaaattgtgATTGAATGTTACTGAATATAAGTAAGGACTAATTTCCTATCACAGTTGTGAAAAGCTGAAAACCGACCTGCCGGTGGAACTTAGGTGAGGTGATAtgatatttcaacattttaatcACGATAGTTAATGTCACATATGACCTTATGACAATTCACAATCGTGTGCAGTGAGTTTTGTTTTGACAGATATGCAATGCATGCATCGCGACACTCCAATACCAATATGACCATGATACCAAATTAGTATACTTACTCTTTGTTGCGGGACAAGGTAGAAAGTGTCCGAATCTAAAAACCTTTTGATTACTTTTAATTTCCtcatttaattgtattcgtGTATTTCCCGTAAATGGTATTATACGTAAAATAAGGTATGTGTTAATAATGgcagatattttcttttaaaataaattatagaactTTCATCGGATTGCTCAAAGTTTTAAGATTGACCAAGGGTTCGTTTCAGCTGCGTcactatttcaaaatatatatgaatttaaatattatgcttCCCCCAGTGTGGATTGtcacgtaaatataatataatgtaatttaatacttGGTGTTCTGCTTTCTCAATAAAACATATACGTCGATAGTTCTAAATATTGTAACGCTATTTACAGCAAAACTATTCTCTAAGAACCTTTGAGATTCGATGTTTGATTCgatcataaaattttagaaacTGACTTGCAGAATAAAGAATCTTCGATGACGAGATCAGATCGATGTATAAAgagattttaaattgtttttttttaacggttCTCTCAAACTATTAGAGATCTCAGATCAATCTTGATACTCCCGTATGTGAATGCTATGACTAATATCAAGAACTGTAAGTTTTGGTTTATTAGAAGCTTggtctttatattattaaacaactaattaaatatccattcgccatttgtaaaaaaatgtttcgcaCTTGTAATGTATAGAAATTTGGTAACGAGATAcaagatataattaaacataacttaTCAATTTATATGGGTCAAATCTAGCATCTGAGTTTTAAACTAAGATTTAGAGACActttcatacttttttttactttacataattttatttgttttataatatcaatctGGCTAGCTAGGTGTTAATTTTAATGCATGTCATGTACATGTCAtttatacctataataaatctatatcgTATTAGTGTATTATCGATCGAATGCGACGTCGAGTCTAgcttgttcttacagaatagttgCAGTGGTAACGTGGTTACGTGTACTACGAGTATACCTAGTATAGAATAGACGTAAGCCGTAGAGTGAGTGTACATATTGTTAATAGCCGATGTCCGCAGTCCGCAGTCCGCAGTCCGCAATATGAAtgtatctacatatattatcgagattataataactattataaaaaaaaaaattgtcattttatttcattatcttttattaaaaaaaacagatatcTTGTTATTCTGAACGTAGCTACATataagtatacaaatatttctgTCCATGGCGTGATAATATACAAAAAGacaactataaaaatatgttgtatgtCAAAGAGCTTCCATAGAGGCATTGAATTAATTTTCCAATGTCAATTGGTGCAATGGAACATCGCTACACTACCTATATTGGGATCGAAACTATCTTGGATAGAAGGAAGGCGTCATCAAACTGTCGGTCATCATGGAAAttcattcttaaataatatctttattaaatattattacttttagacTAAAATATGTCGTTATAAAACGGTTTCTCTGCGACCCCTGATTACCGTCGCAGTGGGAGGCGCTGAGTGCGCCACAGTGCCACTACCTCGCTGCTCTTTGTCAACTGAACAGTCAAATTACAGCCTTGAGCCGCCCTTGAACGAAGGGCAGAGGTTCCTAACCATAGGACTCGAGAACGAccctacaaaaaataataatacctgcttattatattaaaaatacaaaatatatattgctctaatcttcatttttttttttttaagtaatattgtatTAGGTAAACTataccatatttattaaaataattgatgacattaagtgcttaaatatgcCTATACACAAATATGAATTAGGTAGGtatatgtaaattgtatttaattcaaaaagttttaagcacttgaaaagtaataatttatcaattaacttACTAAGTTACTAGGTACTAAGTCTTAAAAATATCcgataacttatttttaactagtaatttttgtaaatatttaaggatAAGTAATATCCgcattgaatgaaataaaaaaaaaatgttgacaatCCCCGTTTGGCGAACTTTAAACGTCAACTACCGTAATTCAAGCTTCGAGCTTTGtacgataataattattgttcgtttataaataatagtgcaGCCATATCGCACTGTGCTTTTGTGCGCGGCGGAAGCGGGCGTCGAGCGCGTGCGCCTGCGAGTCTCTCCCACCTTAATTAAACTCAGAACAATGAAACCAACGAACTTTCCGACTTTCAAATGAACAATGAAGTGCTCGggaaaaaacatattttattaaaaatccttcGTCTCCGGTGACTACAATAGACCGAGCGCTTAACGTTTACGGTAAAAATATTGTTCGagattcaataatttatattgtcagCTGTTATAATAAGTGCGTTTTATTGATATGACATGttgtaattaaacatttaaacgaACGTCTACATCGACATTAGTTATATAGGTACGACAGTTTATAGAACAAGGGGATCTTAATTGAGGTCGCGAATACAAGTCCGGGCAAACTCCACCGAAATTTCATCTACGTACATaatttctgttttaaaataattcatctgTGATTGTAATAACTGAACTTAACATGTAAGATGCGATGCCAACaggtttttttgtttagtttaatcgataaaatatgtatatatatatatttttttttataaacatatttagcTTTATCTAAATACTAGCCGGATGGGATATTTCATCGGAAATGCAATAGAAATATACTGATATTTTCTGAGTGTTATAGTTTCATAGTTTGCATTGTATACCATCATTCTACCTCAGTCGAGGCTCACTTTGTCTTTAACCCTTTGATTAAAAAAGtcggaatataaatatttgaacggTCTACAATGAATAAACGGAATTGAGTCCAGCTATAGGAGTCAAACTGATATTAAGTTTTGTAGAAACTGCCATAAAAACTTACCGATATTCCAAACCAAAACCAGGTGCTTGTAcacatataaaactatttacgcCTATTTAcggacaaaatatttaattcaatgattAATACCTACGTTTAATAGTTTTCTTATAAACTTGCTGGGTGATTTTAACTTATGCCAATTCATGGGATAAAAtcatgtgttaaaaaaaaaaccattaataattaaagcaagATTGTATAGACgacaaaaaagcgtggagctaatactcgTTGACTTTGAGGCaggttattttatgtatatacatatgtaattgtatttaacaaatatttaaatgttggagaagagtaactactgattttcttaccggttcttctcggtagaatgtaaATTCTGGTGGTATCTTTTCTTATTATacttagtttgtaaaatgacgattcaaaagttcttttaaaagcctacttgaataaagtatatttagactTTTTCGATTAAGGATCACATACCTAATCATAACGTCACCTACTTTTAATACTAGATTGCAACAAacgcaatataatataaatagtatataacgAAACAATGCTGCGtatgttgttttgttatatacatacctactatatttaaaaatataacacttgaattaaaattaaaattttacagaatagcaaaatgtatattttcaattttataaataacgaaagTTTTTTCGTTCATCCTTAATTTTACTCTATAACATAATGGTATATACATacagttttaaatgttgtactaaatatattttactttaaagagAAGCATAAATACTGATATTTCTAACATTAACAACGACAAtcacttccatacaaacttttatcAACAATTTTACCTCCTTAAGGGATGAACTTTCTTAAACTACGTTACATATTTATCAACTAAATAATTAggtgaattttaaaaaacacgTCCGTATCGATTTCCTTATTTAACACATTAAGAAGAGTCGAATTCTTTAAAAATCCTGAAATATGTGTATTTTACTTCTAAACCTTAATATAAACATTCCAGATTTCAAAAATTCAAAAAGGGATTTCTgtgcaaaaatatttgttagatCCAACAGTTTAGGCTGTGCGTtgtcagtcattttaaattgttactaaATAGATTGACTGCACAATGTCTATTCTAAAGGTGCATATCAAACAAACAGTCACAGTCAGTGGTAAATGGTAACTGTAATATAGGGACATAGATACATATGTTACTATTATACTGAACAAAACTAGAGTAAGGACACGTTCAGTATCCCGCAATGGTAGCTGGAATTGTTATTCAAGGTGAAACTCTGAATTTAGTCCTCATCCAGAACAGAGTGGAAATTTCTGCACCGGAGACTTAAATGCTTGTCAATTTATGTAATCtactattacttaataatattcttttaatttgcTGTAATAATTGTGTGCATCTTCGCCAAAatctctttaaaatattcaaggCCGGAgtaaaaaatatcagaatataatACAAAGTTATCCACCGCCTAAGTCAATGTGCCCATCTCAacgtaataaattcaaaaactgCCGAAAGGATTTTTGATACGGTTTGCACCAACGCAGTTCATAGTTAAGATTTTGTCCAAATTGGCTTATTTTGACGATTGTTGGAGATGTTCAAAAgtgctcaaagggagaggaaaaTTAGCACAgaagtgagaaatttacaggctgttactaaaTAAAGCttactattcaataaaaaaaccacATAGATGATTAGAAAGTCAGgagtttcaatttattaattttcatactggatacattttaattgaattgcaTGTTACTAATTTACCTACCCAGGTGAAGCAAGGGCGGCTAAAAAGGAAAAGTATaacaataacgaaaaaaaatgatataatacgATTGTTTGTTAAaccaatttattaacataagaattgataacattaagtgcatatatatatacacaaaaataaattaaaaatagttactatataaatcttgaccgcgtggaatggtggcaagaatgctagcagcatttccccattgaatcgcaattccgatcctctgggcttaaaacgaaccagccctcctgtcaccagtggaggcaataaggtgaggtgttatacttttgatgaagctttttgcactattaTTTCATGGGCCAAGtgttcgacagcaaatgggacaaaaaaataatttgacataagacacgaatatttagatcaTTTTATGCTTcagctttttttttgtttcatttatattctGAATGGAGACTGTGTGattaataagagaaaaaaaaactacaatccATGTTACTCGTTGGGCGCCAACCTTTGGTAGTTACTGTGATTTTCATTCAAATGATACATTGGACTAGTAATCTACACTTATACTAATACGTTCGGAAAAAATCGTGTAAAATcgctttatttttatgtaacagaTTGGCAGgccagcaaatgggcca carries:
- the LOC125073753 gene encoding fez family zinc finger protein erm-like, with protein sequence MQPFQSSTRPEGPRESSPERAKSPDTPTAPVLNFSIARLMEPDRKKSVSPELPPPPGFLSYGAHLLDSAFKQYIPAARRQLVSHYPLLYYGPDLVSLTYAHQLHLPRPPPVQSPVQRPPSPRAPAPDHAVSSTTGPTPSPAKSKSFACGDCGKVFNAHYNLTRHMPVHTGARPFVCKICGKGFRQASTLCRHKIIHTSEKPHKCLTCGKAFNRSSTLNTHARIHAGYKPFVCEFCGKGFHQKGNYKNHRLTHSGEKAYKCNICNKAFHQIYNLTFHMHTHNERKPFTCSICAKGFCRNFDLKKHTRKLHMGAGSSNNDSSLDTQDESTQEATTSPSDEASRAAFRPFIGSSYPRILDPARMTAPNTFFSKLL